A genomic region of Columba livia isolate bColLiv1 breed racing homer chromosome 12, bColLiv1.pat.W.v2, whole genome shotgun sequence contains the following coding sequences:
- the GDPD2 gene encoding glycerophosphoinositol inositolphosphodiesterase GDPD2 isoform X2 translates to MADPAGCCRPCATCLLCLYSCQWITAKKEKRKGLRTTKCDCSWFLFLFFVFLFTLVWLYFAIIILNDFHNFNEFIFKQRKLWLDWSLVLLIATAMLITYSAVLLVLALCLQLCGQPLKLHWLHKTLLILTALVVAAAFTGLGIKWAEEWKSAHISLQATGPFLHIGIVWGMTLLAWPLASFIYRTRNRGLKVFLLLVYCVVMIGLYLAPLAITSPCIMEENQLPPKPALVGHRGAPMLAPENTLMSLHKAVDCDVQVFETDVMVSADGVPFLMHDEELTRTTNVQAVFPERAALNSTAFNWTDLQQLDAGSWFLERRPFPTVLSLSDGDRYQATKQRIPSLEQVLEAAKQSNISIMFDLRPENHSDYQSFVNATLEVILQSGIPLQQVLWLPDGFREQVKQQVPGVQQVYGRKRLQNETEPLLRVNLPYQDMSSEEIRQYRQDNISVNLYVVNQPWLFSVLWCSGVSSVTTNACQVLKEMKHPIWLLEMLPEKTDSGV, encoded by the exons ATGGCAGACCCTGCTGGCTGCTGCCGCCCCTGTGCcacctgcctgctctgcctctACAGCTGCCAGTGGATTACTGccaagaaggagaagaggaagggcCTGAGAACCACCAAG TGTGACTGCAGCtggttcctcttcctcttcttcgtCTTCCTCTTCACACTCGTGTGGCTCTACTTCGCCATCATCATCCTTAATGATTTCCACAACTTCAATGA GTTCATCTTCAAGCAAAGGAAGCTGTGGCTGGACTGGTCCCTGGTCCTGCTCATAGCTACAGCCATGCTGATCACCTATTCGGCTGTGTTGCTG GTCCTTGCTTTGTGCTTGCAGCTCTGCGGCCAGCCCTTGAAGCTACACTGGCTGCATAAG ACCCTGCTGATCTTAACTGCCCTGGTGGTGGCTGCAGCCTTCACAGGGCTGGGAATAAAGTGGGCGGAAGAGTGGAAAAGTGCACACATCTCGCTGCAG GCAACAGGTCCCTTCCTGCACATTGGAATCGTGTGGGGAATGACGCTCCTTGCCTGGCCGCTGGCCAGCTTCATCTACCGCACCCGCAACAGAG GTCTCAAGGTGTTCCTGCTGCTTGTGTACTGTGTGGTGATGATTGGGCTGTATCTGGCTCCCCTGGCAATCACCTCCCCTTGCATCATGGAGGAGAACCAGCTGCCCCCCAAGCCAGCCCTGGTTGGCCACCGCGGAGCCCCCATG CTGGCCCCTGAAAACACCCTCATGTCACTGCACAAGGCCGTGGACTGTGATGTGCAAGTCTTTGAGACAGACGTCATGGTGAG TGCTGATGGGGTCCCATTCCTCATGCATGATGAGGAACTCACCAGAACCACCAATGTGCAGGCTGTGTTCCCTGAGAGGGCTGCCCTGAACAGCACCGCCTTCAACTGGACAGACCTCCAGCAGTTGGATGCTGGCAGCTGGTTCCTGGAG CGGAGGCCATTTCCCACTGTGCTGAGTCTTTCTGATGGTGATCGCTATCAGGCAACCAAACAGAGGATCCCATCCCTAGAACAGGTGCTAGAGGCAGCCAAGCAGAGCAATATCTCCATCATGTTTGACCTCCGGCCTGAGAACCACAGTGACTACCAGAGCTTTGTCAATGCCACCCTGGAAGTGATCTTACAGTCAGGCATCCCACTACAGCAG GTCCTCTGGCTGCCAGATGGGTTCAGGGAACAGGTCAAACAGCAAGTCCCAGGTGTTCAGCAAGTTTATGGCCGGAAGAGACTCCAGAATGAGACAGAACCACTGCTGCGTGTTAATCTGCCCTACCAGGACATGAGCTCTGAGGAGATCAG GCAGTACCGCCAGGACAACATCTCTGTCAACTTGTATGTGGTGAACCAGCCCTGGCTCTTCTCTGTGCTGTGGTGCTCTGGGGTAAGCTCTGTCACCACCAACGCCTGCCAGGTGCTGAAGGAGATGAAACACCCCATCTGGCTGCTC GAAATGCTCCCGGAGAAGACAGACAGTGG AGTCTGA
- the GDPD2 gene encoding glycerophosphoinositol inositolphosphodiesterase GDPD2 isoform X1 translates to MADPAGCCRPCATCLLCLYSCQWITAKKEKRKGLRTTKCDCSWFLFLFFVFLFTLVWLYFAIIILNDFHNFNEFIFKQRKLWLDWSLVLLIATAMLITYSAVLLVLALCLQLCGQPLKLHWLHKTLLILTALVVAAAFTGLGIKWAEEWKSAHISLQATGPFLHIGIVWGMTLLAWPLASFIYRTRNRGLKVFLLLVYCVVMIGLYLAPLAITSPCIMEENQLPPKPALVGHRGAPMLAPENTLMSLHKAVDCDVQVFETDVMVSADGVPFLMHDEELTRTTNVQAVFPERAALNSTAFNWTDLQQLDAGSWFLERRPFPTVLSLSDGDRYQATKQRIPSLEQVLEAAKQSNISIMFDLRPENHSDYQSFVNATLEVILQSGIPLQQVLWLPDGFREQVKQQVPGVQQVYGRKRLQNETEPLLRVNLPYQDMSSEEIRQYRQDNISVNLYVVNQPWLFSVLWCSGVSSVTTNACQVLKEMKHPIWLLPSSTYLMIWIVADCASFLAILWAFLLLKKCSRRRQTVESETDVLLTKINSLMQE, encoded by the exons ATGGCAGACCCTGCTGGCTGCTGCCGCCCCTGTGCcacctgcctgctctgcctctACAGCTGCCAGTGGATTACTGccaagaaggagaagaggaagggcCTGAGAACCACCAAG TGTGACTGCAGCtggttcctcttcctcttcttcgtCTTCCTCTTCACACTCGTGTGGCTCTACTTCGCCATCATCATCCTTAATGATTTCCACAACTTCAATGA GTTCATCTTCAAGCAAAGGAAGCTGTGGCTGGACTGGTCCCTGGTCCTGCTCATAGCTACAGCCATGCTGATCACCTATTCGGCTGTGTTGCTG GTCCTTGCTTTGTGCTTGCAGCTCTGCGGCCAGCCCTTGAAGCTACACTGGCTGCATAAG ACCCTGCTGATCTTAACTGCCCTGGTGGTGGCTGCAGCCTTCACAGGGCTGGGAATAAAGTGGGCGGAAGAGTGGAAAAGTGCACACATCTCGCTGCAG GCAACAGGTCCCTTCCTGCACATTGGAATCGTGTGGGGAATGACGCTCCTTGCCTGGCCGCTGGCCAGCTTCATCTACCGCACCCGCAACAGAG GTCTCAAGGTGTTCCTGCTGCTTGTGTACTGTGTGGTGATGATTGGGCTGTATCTGGCTCCCCTGGCAATCACCTCCCCTTGCATCATGGAGGAGAACCAGCTGCCCCCCAAGCCAGCCCTGGTTGGCCACCGCGGAGCCCCCATG CTGGCCCCTGAAAACACCCTCATGTCACTGCACAAGGCCGTGGACTGTGATGTGCAAGTCTTTGAGACAGACGTCATGGTGAG TGCTGATGGGGTCCCATTCCTCATGCATGATGAGGAACTCACCAGAACCACCAATGTGCAGGCTGTGTTCCCTGAGAGGGCTGCCCTGAACAGCACCGCCTTCAACTGGACAGACCTCCAGCAGTTGGATGCTGGCAGCTGGTTCCTGGAG CGGAGGCCATTTCCCACTGTGCTGAGTCTTTCTGATGGTGATCGCTATCAGGCAACCAAACAGAGGATCCCATCCCTAGAACAGGTGCTAGAGGCAGCCAAGCAGAGCAATATCTCCATCATGTTTGACCTCCGGCCTGAGAACCACAGTGACTACCAGAGCTTTGTCAATGCCACCCTGGAAGTGATCTTACAGTCAGGCATCCCACTACAGCAG GTCCTCTGGCTGCCAGATGGGTTCAGGGAACAGGTCAAACAGCAAGTCCCAGGTGTTCAGCAAGTTTATGGCCGGAAGAGACTCCAGAATGAGACAGAACCACTGCTGCGTGTTAATCTGCCCTACCAGGACATGAGCTCTGAGGAGATCAG GCAGTACCGCCAGGACAACATCTCTGTCAACTTGTATGTGGTGAACCAGCCCTGGCTCTTCTCTGTGCTGTGGTGCTCTGGGGTAAGCTCTGTCACCACCAACGCCTGCCAGGTGCTGAAGGAGATGAAACACCCCATCTGGCTGCTC CCAAGCAGCACGTACCTCATGATCTGGATTGTTGCAGACTGCGCTTCCTTCCTTGCCATCCTTTGGGCCTTCCTCTTGTTGAA GAAATGCTCCCGGAGAAGACAGACAGTGG AGTCTGAGACGGATGTGCTGCTCACAAAAATCAACAGCTTGATGCAAGAGTGA